Proteins encoded by one window of Porphyrobacter sp. YT40:
- a CDS encoding type VI secretion system ImpA family N-terminal domain-containing protein: protein MKSIEELLAPVSDDQPCGEDMDESVAFDTLRAAFDDNFPIDSGVSPLAEGELGPPPVNWRDLFDEIESLCDKTKDLWLAVSYARCGFVRSDPEIVLQGLEFAARLLEEQWDHVHPVLDDPNGRLRAPIFQDIAGRGAFAMPFLGLPLVLGSRSSIKAEQLLDAHQNGGASDSFIEVRMTLDQLDDEGKAAVAAQLRAMLDLLARIEGLLREHNLPDRPDFSTVRDTILAVEEAYLALAGLGAPEGGEDAESDAEGDAGDLAESAGGAGGGPAFGGAVKSRDDVLRALGAIEQYYVRAEPGHPVRLAMARLRSWVNKDFMEILEDIAPRSLDEVKSVLLERRDVE, encoded by the coding sequence GTGAAATCGATCGAAGAGCTGCTGGCGCCTGTCTCGGACGACCAGCCCTGCGGCGAGGATATGGACGAAAGCGTCGCGTTCGACACGCTGCGCGCCGCGTTCGACGACAATTTCCCGATCGATTCCGGGGTCTCCCCGCTCGCCGAAGGTGAGCTGGGGCCGCCCCCTGTCAACTGGCGCGACCTGTTCGACGAGATCGAAAGCCTGTGCGACAAGACCAAGGATCTGTGGCTGGCGGTCAGCTATGCCCGCTGCGGCTTCGTGCGCAGCGATCCCGAGATCGTGCTTCAGGGACTCGAATTCGCGGCGCGGCTGCTGGAAGAGCAGTGGGATCATGTGCACCCGGTGCTTGACGACCCGAACGGCCGCCTGCGCGCGCCGATCTTTCAGGACATTGCCGGGCGCGGCGCCTTTGCCATGCCCTTCCTGGGCCTGCCGCTGGTGCTCGGTAGTCGGTCAAGCATCAAGGCCGAGCAGCTGCTCGACGCCCATCAGAACGGGGGCGCGTCCGACAGCTTCATTGAAGTGCGGATGACGCTCGATCAGCTCGATGACGAGGGCAAGGCGGCGGTCGCCGCGCAGCTGCGCGCGATGCTCGATCTGCTGGCCCGGATCGAGGGGTTGTTGCGCGAACACAATCTGCCTGACCGCCCCGATTTCAGCACGGTGCGCGACACCATCCTTGCGGTCGAGGAAGCCTATCTCGCGCTCGCCGGTCTCGGTGCGCCCGAGGGCGGCGAAGATGCGGAAAGCGATGCCGAGGGTGACGCTGGCGATCTGGCGGAGTCTGCCGGCGGCGCCGGTGGCGGGCCTGCCTTCGGCGGCGCGGTCAAATCGCGCGACGATGTGCTGCGCGCGCTCGGCGCGATCGAGCAGTATTACGTTCGTGCCGAACCGGGCCACCCGGTCCGGCTCGCGATGGCGCGACTGCGCAGCTGGGTGAACAAGGACTTCATGGAAATCCTTGAAGACATTGCCCCGCGCAGTCTCGATGAGGTGAAAAGTGTTTTGCTGGAACGGCGCGATGTGGAATGA
- the tssI gene encoding type VI secretion system tip protein TssI/VgrG encodes MTSEFREVRMTVNLGGEQVEYVAMSAREELSNPFEIDLQIVATLSEIDLVPHIGKPVTVTILEGADVARHFNGLLAEASHLEEDGDGFHYSLSLRPFTYFMESRQNFAIFQEKTVVDIIKDVFGAAAITDYELRVTESYEPFEYCVQYAESDFNFLSRLMEQEGLYYFFEHSEDKHLLVICDKASTHKPGKDDTIAFNAAAGSSQAYRVGDALGGFHALHVWTERIGSTGHEQVALRGYDFKNPVKPVDGKAADECQHACDSQEHYDYPGQFITAARANRLSKVRLEEFRALRRTFIGRTSAKSLCAGTTINVAHHPTARLNGEYLIIATHHAMAPETYKTGTADEDADDIRFVAIPAATQYRAHRRTPKPRVTGVESAIVTGPKGETIYTDEYGRVKVRFHWDRASTPDEKSTCWIRVSQTGGLGNVILPRVGHEVLVDFLHGDPDQPVVVGRVFNAEHMPIYPLPANKTRAVWRTLTYGEQSAYSQAEKLDTGEPKANEIRFEDKGGKEELFIHAERDMNVRVRYDTSTHIGHNEELKVGYDRQRYVKNDEKVTIDGNRKYTLKKNEDNTITDGNRKTTLNKGNDTLTLDMGNLTITTSKGKVKIEALQSIELIVGQTSFKLTPTGATLTSLMVNIKGNAMTEVSAGGILTEKGALIKIN; translated from the coding sequence ATGACATCGGAATTTCGCGAAGTACGAATGACGGTGAATCTCGGCGGCGAGCAGGTCGAATATGTCGCCATGTCGGCGCGCGAGGAGTTGTCGAACCCGTTCGAGATCGACCTCCAGATCGTCGCCACCCTGAGCGAGATCGATCTGGTGCCGCATATCGGCAAGCCGGTTACCGTCACAATCCTGGAAGGTGCCGACGTCGCGCGCCACTTCAACGGCTTGCTGGCCGAAGCCAGCCATCTCGAAGAAGACGGCGACGGGTTCCACTACAGCCTTTCGCTGCGGCCTTTCACCTATTTCATGGAGAGTCGCCAGAACTTCGCGATCTTTCAGGAAAAGACCGTCGTCGACATCATCAAGGATGTCTTCGGAGCCGCCGCCATCACCGATTACGAATTGCGCGTGACCGAAAGTTACGAGCCTTTCGAATATTGCGTGCAATATGCGGAAAGCGATTTCAACTTCCTGTCACGCCTGATGGAGCAGGAAGGCCTATATTATTTCTTCGAACATTCCGAAGACAAGCATCTGCTGGTGATCTGCGACAAGGCCAGCACCCACAAGCCGGGCAAGGACGACACGATCGCCTTCAACGCCGCGGCCGGGTCTTCGCAGGCCTATCGCGTCGGCGATGCGCTTGGCGGGTTTCACGCGCTCCACGTGTGGACCGAACGAATCGGCAGCACCGGGCACGAACAGGTGGCTTTGCGCGGCTACGACTTCAAGAATCCGGTCAAGCCGGTGGACGGGAAGGCTGCGGACGAGTGCCAGCACGCCTGCGATTCGCAGGAGCACTACGATTACCCCGGCCAATTCATCACCGCCGCGCGCGCCAATCGGCTGAGCAAGGTACGGCTCGAGGAATTCCGCGCGCTGCGCCGCACCTTCATCGGGCGCACCAGCGCCAAGAGCCTGTGCGCGGGGACCACGATCAACGTGGCGCACCATCCCACCGCGCGGCTCAATGGCGAATATCTGATCATCGCCACTCATCATGCGATGGCGCCGGAGACCTACAAGACCGGCACCGCCGACGAGGACGCCGACGACATCCGTTTTGTCGCCATCCCGGCGGCTACCCAGTACCGCGCACACCGCCGGACGCCCAAGCCGCGCGTGACCGGGGTCGAGTCGGCGATCGTCACCGGCCCCAAGGGCGAGACGATCTACACCGACGAATATGGCCGGGTGAAAGTACGATTCCACTGGGATCGCGCCAGCACCCCGGACGAGAAATCGACCTGCTGGATCCGCGTTTCGCAGACCGGCGGGCTGGGCAATGTCATCCTGCCGCGCGTCGGCCACGAGGTGCTGGTCGATTTCCTCCACGGCGATCCCGATCAGCCGGTGGTAGTGGGTCGCGTCTTCAACGCCGAGCACATGCCGATCTACCCGCTTCCCGCCAACAAGACCCGCGCGGTGTGGCGCACGCTGACCTATGGCGAGCAGAGCGCCTATTCGCAGGCCGAAAAGCTCGACACCGGCGAGCCCAAGGCCAACGAGATCCGGTTCGAGGACAAGGGCGGCAAGGAAGAGCTGTTCATCCATGCCGAGCGCGACATGAACGTCCGCGTGCGCTACGACACCAGCACGCATATCGGCCACAACGAAGAATTGAAGGTCGGCTATGACCGGCAGCGTTACGTCAAGAACGACGAGAAGGTCACGATCGACGGCAACCGCAAATACACGCTCAAGAAAAACGAAGACAACACGATTACCGACGGCAATCGCAAGACGACGCTCAACAAGGGCAACGACACGCTGACGCTGGATATGGGCAATCTCACGATCACCACCAGCAAGGGCAAGGTGAAGATCGAGGCGCTGCAGTCGATCGAGCTGATCGTCGGGCAGACCTCGTTCAAGCTCACGCCGACCGGGGCGACGCTGACCTCGCTGATGGTGAACATCAAGGGCAACGCCATGACCGAGGTTTCCGCCGGCGGGATTTTGACCGAGAAGGGCGCGCTGATTAAGATCAACTGA
- a CDS encoding OmpA family protein, whose product MKVRFSILAAAAGLCVATSVPASADAAQDADNVKKWRCVIDNICEDGERVVGESIVGEPVRRFDTSATAPAAPKAKSSVKSTAPAPAPKARLREERRQLSTGRGMTGGAAVDAPESVAGRANLFVTFRRGSADIETGNMSDIRALANVMRDAAAAGNKRVIQIGGHTDATGDDASNLKLSNDRAEAVRKALVDLGVPEDAIQAVGYGETRLIEGYDPNHGVNRRVEVVVVN is encoded by the coding sequence ATGAAGGTGCGTTTTTCTATCCTTGCCGCCGCCGCCGGGCTCTGTGTGGCGACCTCGGTTCCGGCATCGGCCGACGCGGCGCAGGATGCCGACAACGTCAAGAAATGGCGCTGTGTGATCGACAATATTTGTGAAGACGGTGAACGGGTTGTCGGCGAATCGATCGTCGGGGAGCCGGTCCGCCGCTTCGATACGAGCGCAACCGCGCCCGCCGCGCCCAAGGCCAAGTCGTCGGTGAAGTCCACCGCGCCGGCGCCCGCCCCCAAGGCCCGACTGCGTGAAGAGCGCAGGCAGCTGTCCACCGGACGCGGCATGACGGGCGGTGCAGCGGTCGATGCGCCCGAGTCGGTCGCGGGGCGTGCCAACCTGTTCGTCACCTTCCGCCGCGGGTCTGCCGATATCGAAACCGGCAACATGTCCGACATCCGCGCGCTCGCCAACGTGATGCGCGATGCGGCTGCTGCGGGGAACAAGCGGGTCATCCAGATCGGCGGGCACACCGATGCCACCGGCGACGATGCTTCCAATCTCAAGCTGTCGAATGACCGCGCCGAGGCCGTGCGCAAGGCGCTGGTCGATCTCGGGGTACCCGAAGATGCCATTCAGGCGGTTGGCTATGGCGAAACCAGGTTGATCGAAGGCTATGATCCCAATCACGGGGTCAACCGCCGGGTCGAGGTAGTCGTCGTCAACTGA